A window of Deltaproteobacteria bacterium contains these coding sequences:
- the rsmH gene encoding 16S rRNA (cytosine(1402)-N(4))-methyltransferase RsmH yields the protein MDSEPPKQDFEHEPVLLRQVVESIAAENPKLIMDCTLGGAGHSAALLEAIPQAHLIGLDRDQTAISVAKKRLSQFGDRVTIVHSSFENAPQVLADLGIDGVDALLADLGVSSHQIDTADRGFSFRMDGPLDMRMDTSVGQSAAEILEEIPEKELARIIKVYGEERYSGRVARVIKEANLTTTAELADVIRSVVRKGKDKLDPATRTFQAIRMLVNGELDQLENLLNAIPNLLNDDGVAALISFHSLEDRAVKHAFRKAAKGEETPPEIPVYVQYVAPTMEVVTRKPLVADDDEIRSNPRSRSAKLRVARRLARGDN from the coding sequence ATGGATTCAGAGCCGCCCAAGCAAGACTTTGAGCACGAGCCCGTATTGCTACGGCAAGTGGTCGAGAGCATTGCTGCCGAAAATCCCAAGCTCATTATGGATTGCACTCTTGGCGGCGCAGGTCACTCCGCAGCGCTTTTAGAAGCTATTCCACAAGCTCATTTAATCGGCTTAGATAGAGACCAAACAGCCATCAGCGTCGCCAAGAAACGACTGTCTCAATTTGGCGATAGGGTAACCATCGTTCACTCTTCATTCGAGAATGCACCACAAGTGTTAGCAGATCTGGGCATTGATGGCGTCGATGCTTTACTGGCAGACCTTGGCGTTTCATCTCACCAAATAGATACAGCAGACCGAGGTTTCTCCTTTCGAATGGATGGGCCCTTGGATATGCGCATGGACACTTCGGTGGGCCAATCTGCGGCAGAGATTCTAGAAGAGATTCCCGAGAAAGAACTGGCTAGAATCATTAAGGTTTACGGTGAGGAACGCTATTCCGGCCGCGTAGCCCGGGTGATCAAGGAGGCTAACCTCACGACCACGGCTGAACTCGCCGATGTGATTCGCAGTGTGGTGCGAAAAGGTAAAGACAAGCTGGATCCGGCAACCCGAACTTTTCAGGCAATCAGAATGCTGGTCAATGGTGAGTTGGACCAACTGGAAAATCTGCTTAACGCGATTCCAAACTTACTTAACGATGATGGAGTCGCGGCCTTAATAAGTTTTCACAGCTTGGAAGATAGAGCTGTGAAGCACGCATTTCGCAAGGCTGCAAAAGGTGAAGAAACACCGCCTGAAATTCCGGTCTATGTTCAGTACGTGGCACCGACGATGGAAGTCGTAACCCGGAAGCCACTGGTTGCTGATGACGATGAAATTAGGAGCAACCCGCGCAGCCGAAGCGCGAAGCTGCGTGTCGCTCGTCGCCTTGCTCGAGGGGATAACTGA
- a CDS encoding penicillin-binding protein, giving the protein MSSSHQIAVGRLKFVFGLFIALSLCIVARFVQLQVVQHEHLKGMADRQHLRSVHIAAKRGNIYDRNGQNLAISVDVPSIAADPSLIQDPRPVAKALSKTLGLDYEALYKRLSSDTRFAWMQRRVQPEIAEKVRSLKLPGIFVRQEAKRFYPNKNVASQILGFTDIDGRGLEGVERALEGKLKGQLQIIKTARDARGRPVLAGGLDPEGRARGNDIRLTLDLNIQHVAEVALMKMIEETNAKSASAVVLDVETSEILAMATVPSFNPNKITGSKTGDRRNRALVDLFEPGSTMKPFVVAAALDEGSYKADDQLFCEDGKMRVGGHTIRDYKPYGWMTLTQIIQKSSNICSAKIGQTLGNEKLYSTLINLGFGTRTGIDFPGETLGMLAAPSRWSASSSATISFGHGMASNLLQLAGAYRVLAAEGVYKTPTLIHSIEGPDGIEESDQPRQEKRIFDAEAVAHTVRMMEAVVGEGGTGRLAAVPGYRVAGKTGTAQKIDPISGGYSDELFRAVFGGFLPSRDPRVVIAVVVDEPIGKHTGGAVAGPVFSEIGSAAMLHLKVLPTLEQEARPTSNVAAAIARINQLPSISTNPEPAEDNLDKPSSGTIPSFLGLSARQSLARYQELGIDSHIELVGSGAVVKQEPRAGTRFGDVDKLRLVLGQR; this is encoded by the coding sequence ATGTCGAGTAGTCATCAAATAGCAGTTGGCCGTCTCAAGTTTGTCTTTGGGCTATTCATTGCTCTGAGTCTCTGCATTGTAGCGCGTTTTGTACAGCTCCAAGTCGTTCAGCACGAACATTTAAAAGGGATGGCTGACCGTCAGCATCTGCGCAGTGTTCATATCGCAGCCAAACGTGGAAATATTTACGACCGCAATGGGCAGAATCTTGCCATTTCAGTTGATGTTCCTTCCATCGCTGCTGACCCTTCTTTAATTCAAGATCCACGCCCGGTCGCCAAAGCTCTCTCCAAAACTCTCGGCTTAGATTACGAAGCGCTTTATAAACGCCTGAGTTCTGATACCCGTTTTGCCTGGATGCAGCGCCGAGTCCAGCCAGAGATCGCAGAGAAAGTTCGCAGCCTTAAATTACCAGGAATTTTTGTTCGCCAAGAGGCCAAGCGCTTCTACCCAAATAAGAACGTAGCCTCTCAGATTCTTGGATTTACAGATATTGATGGCCGAGGCCTTGAAGGGGTTGAGCGCGCACTTGAGGGCAAGCTTAAGGGCCAGCTGCAAATTATTAAGACGGCACGAGACGCCAGAGGGCGTCCGGTTTTGGCCGGCGGTTTGGATCCAGAAGGCCGAGCGCGGGGCAATGATATTCGGTTAACGTTGGACTTGAATATTCAGCACGTGGCTGAAGTCGCTTTGATGAAGATGATTGAAGAAACCAATGCAAAATCGGCCTCGGCGGTTGTGCTTGATGTTGAGACTTCTGAAATCTTAGCCATGGCAACAGTTCCAAGCTTCAACCCAAATAAGATTACAGGCTCCAAGACTGGTGACCGCCGTAACCGCGCCTTGGTCGACCTTTTCGAGCCTGGTTCAACGATGAAACCCTTTGTGGTTGCGGCTGCCTTGGACGAGGGTTCATACAAAGCCGATGACCAGCTCTTTTGTGAAGATGGTAAAATGCGAGTGGGCGGACATACTATTCGCGACTATAAGCCATACGGTTGGATGACGCTTACTCAGATCATTCAGAAGTCATCGAATATTTGCTCCGCGAAAATCGGTCAAACCTTAGGTAACGAAAAACTCTACTCGACTTTAATCAACTTAGGTTTTGGTACACGGACAGGAATTGATTTTCCGGGTGAAACTCTAGGTATGCTTGCAGCACCTTCTCGGTGGTCTGCATCTTCAAGCGCAACGATTTCCTTCGGACACGGAATGGCTTCCAATTTACTTCAGCTCGCGGGAGCTTACCGCGTATTGGCAGCCGAAGGCGTCTACAAAACTCCAACCCTCATTCATAGCATCGAAGGCCCCGATGGCATCGAAGAATCAGACCAGCCGCGGCAGGAAAAACGTATCTTCGATGCGGAGGCGGTAGCACATACTGTGAGAATGATGGAGGCAGTGGTGGGCGAGGGCGGTACAGGCCGGTTGGCTGCCGTGCCGGGTTATCGCGTAGCAGGCAAAACGGGTACCGCTCAAAAGATTGATCCCATTTCAGGGGGTTACAGTGACGAACTCTTTAGAGCGGTCTTTGGAGGATTTCTTCCTTCACGTGATCCACGGGTTGTTATTGCGGTGGTAGTAGATGAGCCAATCGGCAAACATACCGGCGGGGCCGTTGCAGGTCCTGTGTTCAGTGAAATCGGTTCAGCTGCGATGTTGCATTTAAAAGTTCTACCGACTTTAGAGCAAGAGGCACGGCCTACATCGAATGTGGCTGCAGCTATCGCGCGAATTAATCAGCTTCCATCTATTTCAACGAATCCAGAGCCAGCTGAAGATAATCTGGATAAGCCA
- the mraZ gene encoding division/cell wall cluster transcriptional repressor MraZ translates to MFLGQHQHTIDAKGRMSLPVRFREQLAPVSSGESGEVNFILTTGIDRCLVLYPVKQWQEFEEKLAGLSQFDPAVVAIRRIYLAGAAEVTLDKNGRLLVPPMLREWAGLCRDVVWAGTGSTVELWDKEQWNQKADDSRSDPQAVSAALAGLGL, encoded by the coding sequence ATGTTTCTAGGACAACACCAGCACACCATCGACGCCAAAGGCAGGATGAGTCTGCCGGTGCGTTTTCGTGAGCAGCTCGCGCCCGTGTCGAGCGGTGAGTCCGGAGAAGTGAATTTCATTTTGACCACGGGAATCGATCGATGTTTGGTTCTCTACCCAGTGAAGCAATGGCAAGAGTTTGAAGAAAAGCTGGCAGGCCTGTCCCAGTTTGACCCGGCGGTGGTTGCGATTAGACGAATCTACCTTGCTGGAGCAGCCGAGGTGACGCTTGATAAGAATGGCCGCCTCCTCGTACCACCGATGCTTCGAGAGTGGGCCGGTTTGTGCCGGGATGTTGTTTGGGCAGGCACGGGTTCTACCGTTGAACTCTGGGACAAGGAGCAGTGGAACCAAAAGGCTGATGATTCGAGGTCTGACCCTCAGGCTGTGTCAGCGGCACTTGCGGGATTGGGCTTATGA